Within Malus domestica chromosome 04, GDT2T_hap1, the genomic segment GGCCGTGACATACAACGATTTTAAATGCTAAAGATTAGTCGAGGAAGAATGGGGAAACAAGATGTCCAAGGCTGTTTTAAGTTTATCGTCGTCGTTTGTTGACTCGTCTTCAGTAGTAGTGACAAAATCAACTTGTGTTGCTTCCTCGGCGACCACATCACCGTCTAAAGAACTTGGTTCGTGTGTAGTCAGCTGAAATTCGGCAGGTAGAACAtggaccatgctgatttccatattttcaagGACTGAAGGGCCTATTGGATCCTGGTCGTCATCTTTCGGGTTGGTGAGGACTATAACATCGTGTGTTGGAGCATTTGCAGCCTGATCGCTGTGTGTCTCAACATATTCGTGCGCTTGTGCCACACAATCCGACTCTATGTCTTTTTTATTGTCGTCGTCGGGCTTGCATGCATCTAGTGTCGGACTCTGCTCCTGCCGCATTTTACGAGCTCGTTCCTCATAGGCGATCTGGGCATTCCTTGTATCCAGGTAAGCATCCAGACGTGCCACCTGATCTTTCTCATCAATTGTTAAACCAAACAAGGATACAGTCGAAAAaacttcgaagtgatatcgaAGGTGTTGAAGGTCTTCAAGAGAAAAAGGGAGTTCGGCTGTGTCAATGTCCGTGTATGGGTCGACCTCAAAGCTGAGAACCCTAGCCTCTCAAATGTGCTGGAATCTGGCTTTCATTGCTGGATCAGTGGTTTTTTTGATGATTTGCTCAGCATCGGGGCAAGTTAATGCTAGGTCAAGAGCTTCTTGACATGCCTTGGGCAAACCATACAAATCGTTGGTGGAATATTTCTTGTAAAATTCTTTCATATATTTCAATGATTCGCCAAGGAATGGGGGGTGCAGATTCCGCCGAACTCTAATTAGTGGTTCTTTCAAAGATAACGGGGGCAGTTGGCTTTCGGCCTTTTTTCTTAAATTGCTCAAAACGAGCTTTCATCTCCCCGGGCCGAAGAATGAGTTTGATGCGCTTCTCGGACTCTTCAATGGTAGTTTTGAAGTCGCGATTGGTTTCCTTCTGCCCTTGTAATTCAGCCATGATTGTTGGGGTTGGTCAATCATCTCCGCTTCCTGCCGTCTCTTTCTGCTGCCATTTAGTGGCCGAAACAGGTTGGGCCGCTTACCGTCGAGCCAAGCAATCTATACATTGACGTCGACGTTTCTAAGATTTGGAAAGCACGGTATACATGCCGGTGGGAGAATTGTAGCTATACCAACGTTGGTCATGTGGTTCAGGTGGCCTAAAGGTTTTTGTATTTGCTGATGAGCTCGAGCTACTGGAATTACGTGAATAATAATCCTCGTTATAAAACGGTGCGTCGAAATCAATGCACCGTCTGACCGATGTAGGACTATCTGTCTGTTTCCTTGGGCCGAGCCTATCAAATACTTTCTGGCGCTGGCCTTCACCAGGTTCCTTTGAATGTTCCGCTGTAATCGCTGATTGGTGTCGTGAAGTCGGTATCTGCATCTGAGGTAGTTTCTTCTTGGGCTCAGTTAATACAGCGCGTGCTTTACAATTGCTACACAATAACTATCGGCCCGCCATTTTCTTCTTCGCTGGAGTTTGACATGGACTCGACTATGGTCGGTCTTGAGAATTCGATAGGTGGCACATTGGAAAACAGGTCGATCTTGAGTCGAGGCTGGGAACCTTTCTTTAGGATGTGTTGTACTATCGGCCCACCATTTTCTTCTTCGCTATAGTTTGACATGTGTTCAACTATGGCCGGTCCTAAGAGCTCGGTAGGTGGTGTGTTGGAAAATAGGTCGATCTTAAGTCGAGGCTGGGAGCTTTGCTTTAGTATGTGTTGCACTAGGGCAAACTTGGCCTTCTCTTTCCCTTTGCTCTTGGGCAAACTGGCGTCTACCATGCCAACTGTTGCCGAAGGGAATGGATCCGTATCAACCGTCATGCGCTTTTTAGGAAACTTTAACTTGCCTTTGTCAATCCAGCTCTGGATATCATCACGAAATATGACATAATTGTTTGTGACATGCTTGGTCAAGTTGTGATATTTGCAATATGTCTTTCCTTTAAGTtcttcggccttaggaatgttatGCCCTGGtcgaagtttaatgatctttgttgataGCAATTGATAAAAAATTGCTTCGGCCTTTGTGATAAACTTTTGATGTCTTCGCTGTTTCTTCAATGGCCGAGCGGGTTTTGACCtccttggaattaatttgagtcaatgccttgcaaacgtatggtttatctattactatctcggcCACGTCCACGCTGACGTATTGAGACTTCTCGCCTTCGGTCGATGCATAACTGACagtgggatttttgtaaatcgtcCCTTAGGATGGGGATTTCGATATCTTCTCTtctcggagcaaataatcatattgctcgacatgctgggctaattcatacatatcccgaaagtttgcccccaaaaATTTCTCTTTGTATTCTACATCGAGTCCGTTCAAAGCAAGtctaacaaactcgacttcagggagaggtactcggcaccaattcctagccgatttaaatctggtaagataatccattggtgactcatcaaaTGCTTGAGCCATCATCGCCAATGAggaaactgacatttccatccctggccgataaaaTTGCTCGTGAAATTTCTCGACTAACTCCTCCGAGctttggatggaattaggtGGAAGGTTGATATACCAGGCAAATGCTGAGCCTGTCAATGAAAAGTTAAACAGCCGTAACTTGTGAAAATCACTGttaacatctccgcattgcgcggtgaaatgAGCCACATATTCTAACTAGGATAAATAGGTTTCTCCAGCGAAACGgctaaaatctggaattttgaaacctttaggatattCGAACCTTTCCACGTAAGCTGGATATGGGTGgatgaatttagggaacttcggccTCTTTTTCATAGCCGAATCAATCATCCCCTAGACCTCGGTCATATCGACGGATGTGGCTTCCATTTTCTGGTCGGATCCATCTGATCTGTTACTCGATCCTCTTCTTTTTTCTAAGTCAATTGGCTTGAGTCGAGTAGGGATTGGCTTGGCCTGTACTATTGGTAACAGattatttcttggtggcaaTTGCCGGGAAAAATCGAATGACCTATCGTCGCAGACTTTGCTAATCAGTATTTCAAGCAATCTGGTTTGTGTCTCACTGGTACTATGTATCACATCGTGCAGTTTATCGATTCCTTGACTAAACGTCTGCTCAACCATCCGAGACTGTTCGTTAAGTCGTCTTCGAATAAACgatcttgttggtggatcagagccttcaccaccatcctcatcaCAGTCCTccattatcccttcattgagaacgcatgtgtttttgttagggatttctagacTGTGAAGCTGATCGCCGAGACCAACTTTCTTTTCTCGGCGAGTCACACTTGTGGACTCAGGTGCCACGGCGCCAAGGGGATTATGTGTCTATGATACACTTTGTCCTATGTTCTAAATTGGCAAATCggttgttgattttcccatagctgttttctttttaaccgaTTGTGTTTCAATTgacatgaacttcgtagttttagcactgggtcccatcgggcgtgccaaaatgttgatcctaaaaactaccaagcctacgtagcgtgcaggccgagtaatccatgagctaactacgtcattcgattgaatgcggggcgtgccaactcgtcggccgagttcggtcgaggagtaaaatgtgttgatgttgcgttgggtgcacggttgacttctgtgtcttgcgattgcgactgaggaaggaacacgtctttgcctcttgggttctcgaacatgaagacaaggctactattcttacgaagttcacaaatcgttgtcgttggattcggtcacagtgatggtattcgtcagagtaaactcacgctgaatcgacaccaaagtgtaagggcacaaatactcaaagtggATATAAGTCTTAACAGTAAACGTGGTTCGACCGTCAAAGtgtcgaactctaaatcccacttgagagtatccaatcataaaataactttgCGTGCAATATGCCGAGCccaataaactgtaacacctcacttcgccgaaggctaatgagatgaccacaaccaataaggattcggaaatccttctcaaccgagacttggatagatcaCCGGTcgccctcgacgcagtgctgtctATGCCGACTGAAAATGCTACGatatcggctgattctacggcgacagtgttgtttatgccaactgaagatatcaccgattgccttcacagtgctgtttatccaaactgaaggtgtgtcggcgaaaagagaaaagaaaaatctcaaggttgttgagagaatttgcgtagggcagttgtgtgttgaattggagagagccttgtttcgatgtcttccctccctatttatagcagcTAACTTGTATTGAATCTCAATCACTCCCGGATTAAAACTCCTTCTCATGATCCAATTTGATCTCGGCCAATCCTATTCCTACTAGGACTCCGAACATAACTCGTTATCAGACCGTATTCAATCTCAGCATCCTGATCCCATCGAGACTCCCTCTCACAACAGGACTCGTCCACATTCCACTTTCCGATAGGATATGGCCAACTTTGACCGTGCGGCCCATAGGCTAAATATCTCCTATTGACACCTGTACACGACTTCTGGGCCAAGAGAGAATCTAAACCCGGCCTATCCAACACTGGGTCGAGAAAGATCTAACTTAGCCCAAACAATattttttgggcccaaacaccaGCACACCAAATTCCAATTATTTTTCTATTGTTACAATGTTGCTTATTACATTCAATAAATGAATGAATGGTTGGATTACAGATACAACATCTTACAATTAGGAAAAATACTAGAGTGAAGAGGATAGTAATTTTCGTATACACGTCTAGATGGATGAAacgaatttaaataatttattatatattattgttTGGACCCGAATTTACACCATCGACCTGTGCAATCAAGATAGTTGAGTGAGCATAGTTTCACACCGTCAGATGAAAAATGGAGATaattcattttattattattaaaggataatgttatggtgtttcatcataattatcttttaatggtaATTTATTATGAAAGATGAGATATATATTTCCAACTAGAAACATGGCAGCACAAGTCAAGCTGACTTGGGTGTTCTGGCGTGCGAATGTGTGGTGCAAACTGATTATTGTTTATTTAAAGTATGATGGGGATCAGGATGCATGCATGGGTAAAGATTATGAAGAAGCCTAaataggattggattggattggattttaGTGGTGATGTGATAAACCTAGGTTGAGATGATGACACAACAAACCTAGGTAGACTAGGCTTTTTGTGCGATTGAAGTGAAGGTTTCTGTTGGAGGTTTTTTAATAAGATCAAAAGCCTAGGTGGATTAGGTTTATGATGTGGTGTGATAAAGCCTGGATGGGCTTAATTTTAGAGGTCGAAGAAATTTAAAGGCCACGGATCAAATTTTATTTAGTGAGTTAGAGTTGCAGTTACACTCTATCTAGCCGTGCCAAGCAAGTACATCAGCCATTATAAATACAGAGTCGCGAACAACGGGAAGGGGACcttcaactcaacacacaaactgccatgcgcaaaccctcgctctacgcgaaacctctcaaacatcttgagatttttttattttctttttggccaacacatcttcagttgggATAAACAtcattgtgaaggcaaccggcaaacatcttcagtttggataaacagcactgttgccgtagaatcagccggccgtgaagcaccttcagtttggataaacagcactgcgacgGGGCCAactagttatctatccaagtctcggtcgagaaggattttcaaatccttattggcagaggtcatctcattagccttctcggcgaggtgaggtgttacaagttactacattcggcacattgaaagccgaatttgatattgaacttcgcagaactagcagccttgtcttcaggctctagaattTGAAGgccaagacgtgttccttcctcggccgcagtcgcaagatcaagaagtcagcagcgcacccaatgcaacatcaacaaattttactccttggccgagctcggctgacgagttggcacgcctcgcaaacaaccgaatgacgtagttagcttattagttaatcggcatgcgcgccacgtaagcttggtagtttttagggtcaacaattatataaattaattaatttgaacatTAAATAATGTCACTTTTCAAACAAGTGAGAGTTTTAACCTTTTAGGTACATAATAAAGATATATGTGGTGTGATCTTAAAATAGGGTAATAAAACcccataaaaatatatataaaggtgATATTTAAGAGAGaagcaaaaaagtaaaaataagatgGTATGGACTATTTAAAAAGGAGAAGACGTGCAGCTATAAAAAAAGATGATGGGACCATCTTAAGTAAAATCGTGCAATTAAATATGGTTGTTTTCTTCCTCATGCGAGGCCGACCTTGCAACAAAAGATTTCTAAATTCCGACATTTACATATAAGCCCGCATAGATCCCGCCCATCCCCGTCCAGACCCACCTAGCTCCGCCTAAAAATTGGGGACCTTCTGGAGTGAGGGCCCTAGGTGGGCGCCTACTCCGGCTACCCTCAGGGCCGGGTCTGTTTAGGTGATAGAATGGAACTAAATTAAGTTGGGTGTGAACATAAcgggaaaaaaaagggaactttaacgaaaagcacccggtactgttcactttaacgaaaaaccatatttttacactaaaaagtcaatcctagtactattcactttactctttattttgtccttaccattaaaactcaaagttttcaaaccattttcattagttttccaaaaaaaaaaaggacttgCAAACCGGAAGTGCTTTGTATTCTGCACATCGTGTACTTCAACTCGTTTAACGCTTGAAAGGGTTTATACTGTTGCAAATACGCCTCCATAACAAGCAGAAAACATTGAATTCCGTTACCTTGTTGTTATTGAACTCTTTCTCAGTCGGAATCGCCGGAGCTTCGGAACCCAATCCGTCATCCTCTAAAGCTTTCTGCTTTTCAGTTCCTTCTCTCTTGCCTGCCAAATATCAAAAAATCGAATCTACTTTCTTTCGAAAACTCAGTAATTCACATAATTATCCATCTGGGTCTGCAATTATAACACTAAAAGACGCAATTTTTCAAGAGATTACCTTTTCTtccatcttctttttcttctctgggTCTTCAAATCCTTGGAGTTGACACATGCATACTCCCCACGCACCAATCTTGTAATTCAGATGATGTCATGGGTTTTAATGAGGGAGTGAATtggaatttgggttttgatttgATGAGGGGAAGAGGGAGGATAGAGAAGGAGGGAGGTGAGTGATATGCAGAAATGGATACGGTGGGTTGAGAGGTGTAGAATTTGCGGGAACAGTAATGGCATTCGAAGATGCATTTTTCAGCGATGGGTGAAGACGGAGAAGTCGAGCGATTGGGGAATTTCTGCCACTCATATTTAGAACAAAAATAGCCTTCCCGAACATGGCTACAACTACCCAAATGAAAACCTGTCTCAAGGAATCAATCAAAAGTAATAACTTTGGTGTTAATGCCGGAGGAAGGAAAAAGTGATAACTATAAAAATGCTCACTTCTTTTCTTTGAAGGTCTAGAACGAAAAAGTGGGTACCTTTAAAAGAGTGACTGATCCAGAATTGTGACCTAGTCAACTATAGATTTTATATAGGGTGCTGAATTGTGGCCCCGTCAACTATATATTTAAACacgtctgccctcccatttcggtgccctcctgttttgtgtggtcacggttaagccacgtcaacattttatattatttttttataaaaataataaaacaaaaagaaatagtaatataaaatgttgacgtagcttaaccgtgaccacacaaacaggatgGCACGaggagggcaccgaaatgggagggcagacaatccaagtccatttAAACATAATATGTCAGAAACTTGAGCATAATTTTAACTAATTCATCATAACAAATGGTACCTTTAAATGCATGTATGAAGACGAACAACACTTCAAAAACTCAGCGATgcactttctttttattttttccaactAATAATATAAATCATATCCTGATTTCAACTAATTCACTAATTACCtgaagttttttttgggggggggggagggagtTTTGGGAGGACTTGTCACAATTTTGAAGGATTGAAATTTGTCAAATATTTAGAGAGAAGGGTCACTGATCCACTTTTTACAATACAAATAGTGTCTCAATTTAACCATCTATTGCATTCTTTAAAAACTCACATATGGTTAGGCATTGAGTTCTATAACAAAaggttgtattttattttcttaattcaTATCATGTACATTAAAGTGTATTTTAGGGAAAACGAAACAGAAACATACATATACATGACAACTAATTCAGTTTAATGAAAAGTaagatagaaaaaaataaaaaaataaatacacgATAAGTACTCACGACAACCggaaaaggaaagagaaaaacCTATAATCCATGGAATATGTGAGATTTTGGGCCATTCTGGGCCGTCCGTCTGGCAGTTCTCTTTTAGAAGAGGACAATCATGAAAGGATATGAAGTATAATTTGGTGAGGCATTTCATAGCTTCAAGTGTAGGTAGAtacatcagattcctgcagtccCATATATGTAGGTACTTAAGAGATGGAAGGTTCCCCAACCACTCCGGAAGAGCCTCAATTCCTTCAAAATGGGATATCCTCAAATGTGTTAGAGAAGTAAAGTGTTGAACTTGTTCAGACAGAGACTTGAGCTTAGACCAACCTGTCAAGCTTAAGCTTTCAAGTTGTGGCAGAACCTGAAACGGAGGGACTGAATCGAGCTCCTTCCAAAACCCACCAATATCCAATTTCTTCAAGCTGGTGAGGCTATTTAATCCACCGGGGAGGCTTTTTAATCCACCACAAGTAACCATCTGCAACTCATGGAGATGGAGATGGAGATGCGCAAGGTTTTCTAAACTTGGAATAGTTTCTAGATTTGGGCAGTCTCTTATTATGAGTATCTCAAGAGAGGAAGACAGCTGTAGCCCATCTGGAAAATGCTTCAGATTTTGACAACCGATGATAGACAGTGAATGAAGAGAGGTACAGTATTCCAGCTCAGTTACCAGTTGGCTTATCACTCCATCACTACCGCCAATTTTCAATTTACGGAGGGACGGGCAGCCTCGTAAAGTTGGAATGGACTCTAGACTCCTGCAATAACATATCGCCAGAGAGTGGAGGGTGGGTGGGAGGCTGTGAATCCCAGTGGATGTTAGCTTTCTGCAAAAAGATATTGTCAAATCCTGAAGAGAGGTACAATATTCTAACCCACTCGGTGGGCTTGACAATTCACGACAATCCGTAATCTCTAATTCGCGGACGGATGGGAGGCCCTGTTCAAATGGAATGGATGTTATTCTGGAGCAGCTGattattttcaacatttgaagaGAAGTGCAGCATTCAAGTCCAGTAGGTGAACTGGATAACTGAGGACAGTCATAA encodes:
- the LOC139195038 gene encoding disease resistance protein TAO1-like, whose product is MEVAENIVLLPCLEELFTRNCDQLRSAPSHFPSLKKLEIDSMGSSMPIANISSNLATLTSLSLKKIKGLDCLQDGMLKNNKNLVYLKIEECPDLSSITSLSLKSVHISDCPKLRCLPDGLQTLVSLEELDIRRCLELIPDMHGLTCLSRLYIEDCPQLSRLPNGLEYCTSLKSVHISNCPKLRSLPDVLQTLVSLTQLYIRRCSSLVLIPDMHGLTSLCELSIYDCPQLSSSPTGLECCTSLQMLKIISCSRITSIPFEQGLPSVRELEITDCRELSSPPSGLEYCTSLQDLTISFCRKLTSTGIHSLPPTLHSLAICYCRSLESIPTLRGCPSLRKLKIGGSDGVISQLVTELEYCTSLHSLSIIGCQNLKHFPDGLQLSSSLEILIIRDCPNLETIPSLENLAHLHLHLHELQMVTCGGLKSLPGGLNSLTSLKKLDIGGFWKELDSVPPFQVLPQLESLSLTGI